In one Bacteroidales bacterium genomic region, the following are encoded:
- the lipB gene encoding lipoyl(octanoyl) transferase LipB: MNHKVIYRDLGLIAYKEAWDYQEKLFNEITEAKKQIATGSELEITPNYLLFCEHKHVYTLGKSGSEQNLLVDYIQLQAKEAEFFRINRGGDITYHGPGQIVGYPILNLEYFVSGVKDYIFKLEESVIHLLADYGIAATRLEGATGVWLDAGTKSVRKICAIGVRTSRWVSMHGFAFNVNTDLSFFNHINPCGFTDKAVTSMEKELGNKQDMETVKQKLRGKITEVFEMELL; this comes from the coding sequence ATTAACCACAAAGTCATTTATAGAGATCTGGGGCTTATCGCATACAAAGAGGCCTGGGATTACCAGGAAAAGCTTTTTAATGAGATTACTGAAGCCAAAAAGCAAATTGCAACGGGAAGCGAGTTGGAAATAACTCCAAACTACCTGCTTTTCTGCGAACACAAACATGTTTACACCCTTGGCAAAAGCGGTTCAGAACAAAACCTGCTGGTTGACTACATTCAGCTACAGGCCAAAGAAGCTGAGTTTTTCCGAATCAACCGCGGTGGTGATATCACCTATCACGGCCCGGGGCAAATTGTCGGCTATCCCATCCTGAACCTTGAATATTTTGTAAGCGGCGTAAAAGATTATATTTTCAAGCTCGAAGAATCCGTCATTCATTTGCTTGCAGATTACGGAATTGCCGCTACCCGTCTGGAAGGCGCCACGGGTGTGTGGCTGGATGCAGGTACAAAAAGTGTCAGGAAAATTTGTGCCATTGGGGTTCGCACAAGCCGCTGGGTAAGCATGCATGGCTTTGCATTTAATGTGAACACCGACCTGAGCTTTTTCAATCATATAAATCCTTGTGGGTTTACAGATAAAGCAGTGACCTCCATGGAGAAAGAACTTGGCAATAAACAAGATATGGAAACGGTGAAACAAAAGCTGAGAGGAAAAATTACGGAGGTGTTTGAGATGGAACTTCTCTGA
- a CDS encoding TIGR00730 family Rossman fold protein encodes MTTICVFCGSSTGRGESYAANARLLGKAIVRNNCNLVYGGSNIGLMRIIADEVLSGGGQVTGVMPNGLADKEIAHNGLQNFHLVDTMHERKAMMASLSDAFIAMPGGLGTLDEIFEILSWNQLDLINNPAALYNVDGYYDHLLKFLDHTVEEKFVRTEHRANLLVDEDAERLMKKIMEFIPQKPPSKWVDELKVATKNLLA; translated from the coding sequence ATAACAACCATATGCGTTTTCTGCGGTTCAAGCACCGGACGGGGAGAAAGCTATGCGGCAAACGCCCGGCTGCTTGGTAAAGCCATCGTAAGAAACAACTGTAATCTTGTTTATGGCGGCAGCAATATAGGACTGATGCGTATCATTGCCGATGAAGTGCTGTCTGGCGGCGGACAAGTTACAGGTGTGATGCCCAACGGCCTGGCTGATAAAGAAATCGCACACAACGGCTTACAGAACTTCCACCTGGTTGACACCATGCACGAACGCAAAGCCATGATGGCGTCCTTGTCGGATGCTTTTATTGCCATGCCGGGCGGGCTGGGCACGCTGGATGAAATTTTTGAGATCCTTTCGTGGAACCAGCTCGATCTGATCAACAATCCGGCTGCCCTCTATAACGTGGACGGATATTATGATCATTTGCTGAAATTCCTGGATCACACAGTTGAAGAAAAGTTTGTGCGAACCGAGCATAGAGCGAACCTGTTGGTAGATGAGGACGCCGAAAGGCTGATGAAGAAAATCATGGAATTCATACCTCAGAAGCCGCCAAGCAAATGGGTGGATGAGCTGAAAGTGGCAACGAAGAACTTATTGGCGTAG
- a CDS encoding AAA family ATPase, with translation MIVIGITGTLGAGKGTIVEYMVGEKGFAHYSVRAYLIEEIERRGMPVNRDSMVVVANDLRTRNSPSFVTDQLYDRAFETEQNCVIESIRTPGEVESLRSKGRFYLFAVDADPKVRYERIFARNSETDKIDFETFLENEKREMDADDPNKQNLRRCIEMADFVFQNEGSIQVLNDEVDKVLEKIL, from the coding sequence ATGATCGTAATTGGTATCACAGGAACACTTGGCGCGGGGAAAGGAACCATTGTTGAGTACATGGTCGGTGAAAAAGGGTTCGCACATTATTCAGTCCGGGCTTACCTGATTGAGGAAATTGAACGCAGGGGAATGCCTGTGAACCGCGACAGCATGGTGGTTGTTGCCAACGATTTACGCACACGTAATTCCCCTTCATTTGTTACGGATCAGTTGTATGACCGGGCGTTTGAAACAGAGCAGAACTGCGTGATCGAAAGCATTCGCACTCCCGGCGAGGTGGAATCTTTGCGATCGAAAGGAAGATTTTATCTTTTTGCCGTTGATGCCGACCCAAAAGTCCGTTATGAACGTATCTTTGCCCGTAACTCAGAAACCGACAAAATTGATTTCGAGACTTTCCTGGAAAACGAAAAACGCGAAATGGATGCCGACGACCCCAACAAACAAAACCTGCGCCGTTGCATCGAAATGGCCGATTTTGTATTTCAGAATGAAGGAAGCATTCAGGTGCTGAATGATGAGGTGGATAAGGTGCTGGAGAAAATATTATGA
- a CDS encoding dCMP deaminase family protein — MSSKYIRPTWDEYFMEVANTIAKRATCDRGRSGCVIARNRQILVTGYVGSPIGLPHCDEVGHLFKSMTHEDGKVTQHCVRTVHAEQNAICQAARLGIALEGATLYCRMTPCRTCAMLIINCGIKRVVCEYRYHSGSESEAMFADAGIQLFYVNDEVLKYEKQ; from the coding sequence ATGTCTTCAAAATACATCCGCCCCACCTGGGATGAGTACTTCATGGAAGTAGCCAACACCATTGCCAAGCGTGCCACCTGCGATCGCGGCCGAAGCGGTTGTGTGATCGCCCGGAACCGCCAGATTCTTGTAACCGGATATGTGGGATCGCCCATCGGTTTGCCGCATTGCGATGAAGTGGGCCATTTGTTTAAAAGCATGACCCACGAAGATGGCAAAGTGACCCAGCATTGCGTTCGTACGGTGCATGCCGAGCAAAACGCCATTTGCCAGGCCGCCCGCCTGGGTATCGCGCTTGAAGGCGCCACACTCTATTGCCGTATGACCCCCTGCCGCACCTGCGCCATGCTCATCATCAATTGCGGGATTAAAAGGGTGGTTTGCGAATACCGGTATCACAGCGGTTCAGAATCTGAGGCTATGTTTGCCGATGCCGGCATTCAACTGTTTTATGTGAATGACGAAGTGTTGAAGTACGAGAAGCAATAA
- the rsmA gene encoding 16S rRNA (adenine(1518)-N(6)/adenine(1519)-N(6))-dimethyltransferase RsmA, giving the protein MFPVRPKKHLGQHFLHDQNIARKIAGSLSGESSNVLEIGPGTGILTRFLLENENMNFKAIEIDTESVSFLHDHFPVMHGRLIHADFLKSKLNDFFSEPFAIIGNFPYNISSQILFKVLDYRNMVPEVVGMVQKEVAERIAAPPGSKTYGIMSVLLQAWYDIEYLFTVNENVFIPPPKVKSAVIRLTRNQKQTLECDESLFTAVVKTAFNQRRKTLRNALSSIIKDKDTAALPFMSERAERLSVDDFVKLSSSLQ; this is encoded by the coding sequence ATGTTCCCCGTCAGACCCAAAAAACATCTAGGCCAGCATTTTCTGCATGATCAGAATATCGCGAGAAAGATTGCGGGAAGTTTGTCGGGTGAGAGCAGCAATGTGCTTGAGATCGGGCCGGGAACCGGGATTCTTACCCGCTTCTTACTCGAAAACGAAAATATGAATTTCAAGGCTATTGAAATTGATACTGAATCCGTTTCCTTCCTTCACGATCACTTTCCTGTGATGCATGGCCGGCTTATCCATGCAGATTTTCTGAAAAGTAAGCTGAACGATTTTTTCTCAGAACCTTTTGCCATCATTGGCAATTTCCCCTACAATATTTCCAGCCAGATTTTATTTAAAGTCCTGGATTACCGCAATATGGTTCCTGAAGTTGTGGGCATGGTTCAAAAAGAAGTTGCGGAAAGGATTGCCGCCCCGCCGGGTAGCAAAACCTATGGGATCATGAGTGTTTTGTTGCAGGCATGGTATGATATTGAATATCTTTTCACGGTAAATGAAAATGTGTTTATACCACCGCCCAAAGTAAAATCTGCTGTGATAAGGCTCACACGAAATCAAAAGCAAACGCTTGAATGCGATGAAAGCCTTTTTACCGCCGTCGTAAAAACCGCCTTTAACCAGCGTCGCAAAACCTTGCGCAATGCGCTTTCTTCAATCATCAAAGATAAAGACACTGCTGCTCTGCCTTTCATGAGTGAACGTGCTGAACGGCTGAGTGTGGACGATTTTGTTAAACTGTCCAGCAGCCTGCAGTAG
- a CDS encoding tetratricopeptide repeat protein: MKLFLRVLTIITLVTLIVAETKAQTRTTDMQLGTEYFRNREFEKALTIFEKLHEKNPSQVTYHYYYSCLIELKNFKKAEQVTRKQIRTNPDNLRYQIDLGFVYMSNGEAEKAKRQYDDVIKGLNADMRIINEAANTFMIRLENEYAIKAYLKGRELLGGSYSFHMELGNLYDRMGDFENMVTEYLNQIRIDGTNISQIQNRFQNAMRTDIDGKRTQYLRTSLLRSIRQYPDVPIYSELMLWFAIQQEDFESAYAQAVALDRRFNESGDRVFSIAQLSLANKEYDIAVRAYEYLIGRGEENRYYLHSRIEILNAEYQRLNSTYPIDQELLVQLEKRYLNTLDELGKNRFTVALIRDLANLYAFKLYDTGKAIQLLYEALDIAGIGQQNQAGCKLDLADILLFTGDVWEATLLYSQVEKEFPNEPIGHEAKFRNARLSFFIGEFVWARAQLNVLRAATSKLIANDAMALSLVIKDNMDPDSTFGALSYFARAELHSYRNRDDLAMMTLDSLIANYPYHAIHDDVLFKKAEISIRRLEFTEAGNQLQQIVTQYPDGLIADKALFRLAEVYEIYLNDPEQAMEYYKELLLKYPASLQAAPARQRFRALRGDVV; the protein is encoded by the coding sequence ATGAAGCTTTTTCTTAGGGTTCTAACTATTATCACGCTGGTAACGCTCATAGTTGCTGAAACAAAAGCGCAGACAAGAACTACCGATATGCAGTTGGGAACCGAATATTTCCGTAACCGGGAATTTGAAAAAGCCCTTACTATTTTTGAAAAGCTTCATGAGAAAAACCCATCTCAGGTAACTTACCATTATTATTACAGTTGCCTTATCGAGCTAAAAAACTTTAAAAAGGCAGAGCAGGTAACACGCAAACAAATCAGGACAAACCCCGACAACCTGCGCTATCAGATTGACCTCGGTTTCGTATATATGAGCAATGGCGAAGCTGAAAAAGCTAAACGCCAATACGATGATGTGATCAAAGGCCTGAATGCAGACATGAGGATCATCAATGAAGCCGCAAATACGTTCATGATTCGGCTCGAAAATGAGTATGCCATCAAGGCTTATCTTAAAGGAAGAGAGTTGCTTGGCGGTTCGTACAGTTTCCATATGGAACTCGGAAATCTTTATGACCGCATGGGCGATTTCGAGAACATGGTCACCGAATATCTGAACCAGATAAGGATTGACGGCACAAATATTTCCCAGATTCAGAACCGTTTTCAGAACGCAATGAGAACCGATATTGACGGCAAGCGAACCCAATACCTTCGTACATCGCTGCTTAGAAGCATCAGGCAATATCCTGATGTTCCAATATATTCTGAGTTGATGCTTTGGTTCGCCATACAGCAGGAAGATTTTGAATCGGCTTATGCTCAGGCTGTGGCCCTCGACCGCAGGTTCAATGAAAGCGGCGACAGGGTGTTCTCCATCGCCCAACTCAGTCTTGCCAACAAAGAGTACGATATTGCAGTGCGAGCCTACGAATATCTGATTGGCAGGGGTGAAGAAAACAGATATTATCTGCATAGCCGCATTGAAATCCTGAATGCTGAATACCAGCGCCTTAATTCCACTTATCCGATTGATCAGGAGCTTTTAGTTCAACTCGAAAAGAGATACCTGAACACACTGGATGAACTGGGCAAAAACCGCTTCACGGTGGCATTGATACGCGATCTGGCAAACCTTTATGCATTCAAGCTTTACGACACGGGCAAAGCCATTCAATTGCTTTATGAGGCGCTTGATATTGCTGGCATTGGGCAGCAAAACCAGGCCGGCTGCAAACTCGACCTTGCTGACATCCTGCTTTTTACCGGAGATGTATGGGAAGCTACATTGCTTTACTCGCAGGTTGAAAAAGAATTTCCGAATGAACCAATTGGCCACGAGGCAAAATTCCGGAACGCGAGATTATCGTTCTTTATCGGCGAATTTGTATGGGCCAGGGCACAATTGAATGTATTGCGGGCAGCAACCTCAAAGCTCATTGCCAACGATGCAATGGCCTTGTCGTTAGTGATCAAGGATAATATGGATCCCGACAGCACTTTCGGAGCCTTGTCGTATTTTGCACGTGCGGAACTACACAGCTACCGCAACCGCGATGACCTGGCCATGATGACGCTCGATTCATTGATTGCCAATTATCCTTATCATGCCATTCACGATGATGTGCTATTTAAAAAGGCTGAGATCAGCATCAGGCGTTTGGAATTCACAGAAGCCGGCAATCAGCTTCAGCAAATTGTGACCCAATACCCCGATGGTTTGATTGCCGATAAGGCTTTGTTCCGCCTTGCTGAAGTGTATGAAATTTACCTTAACGATCCGGAGCAAGCTATGGAATACTACAAAGAACTTTTGTTGAAATACCCGGCCAGCCTTCAGGCTGCACCCGCGCGTCAACGCTTCCGGGCGCTGCGGGGGGATGTGGTTTAG